TGATACCGGATTCAAATTTTCAAAGTACGTAACACATGAATGTGAATGTAAAAATTGTGCCCGAAGCGGTCGGCATTATCAGTGCCGATAGCAAAGAGGCTATTTTGACGGCGCTAGCACAGCAATTCGCTGAAGTTTATGGCGTGAACAGCGATAGTGTGCTCGAGTCCTTGGAAGAGCGTGAAGCGCTTGGCAGCACGGGGTTTGGCCGCGGGGTCGCAATCCCGCACGCCCGTGTGGATACTATTTCGATGCCTGTTGCGGTGCTGTTCCGGCTGGATGCCCCGGTGGATTTCGGTGCTGCTGACGGAATGCCGGTCGATCTGGTGTTCGGAATGCTATCGCCGACCAATGCCGGTGTCGGACATTTGCATGCACTCGCGGCAATTTCGCGTACTGTTCGCGACGATGCTATCCGGCAGGCGATGAGCGAAGCGCAAACACCCGAAGCACTCTACTCCATGCTGACCAATGTGTCGGATCGTGACGTCGCCTGATCCTATGAGCGATGGCGGTGCGACACCGGGCGCGGAGCTGCATTTTCGTGCGCTCGAGCGGCTATACCGGTCGGCTCCGGTCAATCACCTGTTCGATTCCATTCTGGAAATTACCGAACATGGCCGCTCGCGGCTTGTGTTCGATGTGACCGAGGCATCGTATCATGCGGCAGGCGCAGCGCATGGGACTATCTATTTCAAGATGCTGGACGATGCGGCATTTTACGCAGCGAACACTCTGGTGACCGACCGGTTTTTGCTGACGACATCGTTCAACCTGCACTTTACCAAGCCCGTGCGCGAAGGACGCGTCATTGCCGAGGGTCACTGGGTGAGCGGCAAACGGCGTGTCTTTGTGGCAGAGTCGCGCTTGATCGATGAAGAGGGTGACGAGATCGGCCGGGGAACCGGTACTTTCATGCGCTCTCACATCGCGCTTTCCGGCCTGGATGGATACAGCGCTGAATAGGCACACATGATGGACGCGCGCCTCCCCGCACACCTCGAAATATCCGGCATCATCCGTGCGGTTCAGGCTGAAGGCGGCTTTGCAACGGTGCTTTCCAAAGGCGAGCGTGATGCTGGCACAATCATGATCGTGACGCTGGATCGCGGCGGTCCAGCGCGCCTTTATGAGCGGATGCCGCAAATAGATGGATCGCGGCCGTTTGTTCTGTCGAGAGAGCAGGATGCCGATAACCCGATGGAATTTAATGAATTTTTAAGAAAGCGCGGCGCTCAGGACCCTGATTTATGGGTGTTAGAGCTGGATATCGCAGATCCAGAACGCTTTGCCGCACTGCAGCATAAATCGGGTTGACCTAATTTCATTTGAAACTAAATGCACTATCGAACTTCCGATGCGCAGGCGGCGGAATGGCATTCGGTCATTCGGTTAGCACGCAGACGGGGGACGGCCGGCAGGCCTTTTTCTGGACCCTAACAATTTGAATACCTCCCTCAAGGTCCCAGCCTGCGCCAGTGCTCGTCCACCGCTCAATGTAGTAGATTAATGGCTCGTAAGACCCACTTTGCAGGTGCCGTGACTTTTGTAACCGCACTTGGCTTCACTTTTGCAAGCGCTGAACTCTCGGGCGCGAACGCTCAGCAGGGCGTCGAAACAGAGGTAACAGCTTCCACACCGGTACCAGCTCTCACCGACGAGACTGTTCCCGTGTTCGTTTCGGAGCCAGTGGTCCAACCACTGCCCGAAGCTGAAGAAGCTGAAGAAACCGCCACTGACGCACCGCAAGCATCTTCACTGCGTGAGCTCGTGCGTATCACAGATACGAGCGCTGATCTTTCGCGCGAAATGGAATGTCTCGCTGGCACAGTATATTTTGAATCACGCGGCGAGCCGCTTGCTGGTCAGCTTGCGGTTGCACAGGTTGTAATCAACCGCGCCGAATCTTCTCGCTTTCCGTCAAGCTATTGCGGTGTTGTGTATCAGCGCTCGCAATTCAGTTTCGTGAAGGGCGGCAAGATGCCGCGCATCACGCGAAGTTCAACCGCCTGGAAGCGCGCCAAAGCTATCGCCCGGATCGCGCATGAGGGCCACTGGGACAGCGAAGCACGCGATTCGCTCTATTTCCACGCCACTTATGTGCGCCCAAGCTGGAGCTATCGCAAAGCCAAGCGTGCGGCGATCAGCACACACATATTCTATCGTTAAAGCGTCTAGAAAACTGAGTTAGGAAAACCCCCTTCGCAAAGTGCGGAGGGGGTTTTTCTATGGCGTAGCAATCTCCACCCAGACCGGAGTATGGTCGCTTGCCTTCTCCCGTCCGCG
This genomic window from Pontixanthobacter aestiaquae contains:
- a CDS encoding DUF1491 family protein, with amino-acid sequence MDARLPAHLEISGIIRAVQAEGGFATVLSKGERDAGTIMIVTLDRGGPARLYERMPQIDGSRPFVLSREQDADNPMEFNEFLRKRGAQDPDLWVLELDIADPERFAALQHKSG
- a CDS encoding PaaI family thioesterase, whose protein sequence is MSDGGATPGAELHFRALERLYRSAPVNHLFDSILEITEHGRSRLVFDVTEASYHAAGAAHGTIYFKMLDDAAFYAANTLVTDRFLLTTSFNLHFTKPVREGRVIAEGHWVSGKRRVFVAESRLIDEEGDEIGRGTGTFMRSHIALSGLDGYSAE
- a CDS encoding PTS sugar transporter subunit IIA; the encoded protein is MNVNVKIVPEAVGIISADSKEAILTALAQQFAEVYGVNSDSVLESLEEREALGSTGFGRGVAIPHARVDTISMPVAVLFRLDAPVDFGAADGMPVDLVFGMLSPTNAGVGHLHALAAISRTVRDDAIRQAMSEAQTPEALYSMLTNVSDRDVA
- a CDS encoding cell wall hydrolase, whose translation is MARKTHFAGAVTFVTALGFTFASAELSGANAQQGVETEVTASTPVPALTDETVPVFVSEPVVQPLPEAEEAEETATDAPQASSLRELVRITDTSADLSREMECLAGTVYFESRGEPLAGQLAVAQVVINRAESSRFPSSYCGVVYQRSQFSFVKGGKMPRITRSSTAWKRAKAIARIAHEGHWDSEARDSLYFHATYVRPSWSYRKAKRAAISTHIFYR